A part of Aegilops tauschii subsp. strangulata cultivar AL8/78 chromosome 2, Aet v6.0, whole genome shotgun sequence genomic DNA contains:
- the LOC109740538 gene encoding uncharacterized protein has protein sequence MHPHLTLHRHPMCAEIIEEFQKCHVDHPIKKFFGECTDLKIKLDRCFRQEKAVKRKANFEESMKFKERLQAYKKEMAEKENES, from the exons ATGCATCCTCATCTAACCCTACACAGGCACCCTATGTGTGCTGAG ATTATCGAAGAATTCCAGAAGTGCCATGTGGATCACCCCATCAAAAAATTCTTTGGTGAATGCACAGATCTTAAGATTAAGCTTGATCGGTGCTTCCGGCAGGAG AAAGCTGTGAAGAGAAAGGCAAACTTTGAAGAGAGCATGAAATTTAAAGAAAGGTTGCAGGCTTATAAAAAGGAAATGGCTGAGAAAGAAAATGAATCGTAG